One window from the genome of Thermus islandicus DSM 21543 encodes:
- a CDS encoding IS200/IS605 family accessory protein TnpB-related protein, giving the protein MRQGAFYLAVVCEVDEPEALEPCGVLGVNLGQTNLATDSTGERFSGEALQRVRLRYARLGQRLQKRGTQSARRHLRKLARKQRRFAQTTNHTLAKGLVEKAQRHRAALALKDLKGLRARTTVGQARRLRHHAWPYAQLRSFVAYKAALAGVPVSPEGPG; this is encoded by the coding sequence GTGCGGCAAGGAGCCTTCTACCTGGCGGTGGTCTGCGAGGTGGACGAGCCCGAAGCCTTGGAGCCGTGCGGCGTGCTGGGCGTAAACCTGGGCCAGACCAACCTGGCCACCGACAGTACCGGCGAGAGGTTCTCTGGGGAGGCTCTGCAGCGGGTCCGCCTGCGCTACGCCAGGCTCGGGCAGCGCCTTCAGAAGCGAGGCACCCAGTCGGCAAGGCGGCACCTGCGCAAGCTCGCCCGCAAGCAGCGCCGCTTCGCCCAGACGACGAACCACACCCTCGCCAAGGGCTTGGTGGAGAAGGCCCAAAGGCACCGCGCCGCCCTCGCCCTTAAAGACCTCAAGGGCCTCCGGGCGCGGACAACGGTTGGGCAGGCTCGGAGACTTCGCCACCACGCTTGGCCCTACGCGCAGCTCCGGTCCTTCGTCGCCTACAAGGCCGCCCTTGCGGGGGTACCCGTCTCCCCAGAGGGACCTGGTTAG